A window of the Corynebacterium minutissimum genome harbors these coding sequences:
- the smpB gene encoding SsrA-binding protein SmpB has protein sequence MAKKAKKKKGAVADNNSTLATNRRARHDYTILDTLECGMVLVGTEIKSMREGKISLADAFATIDDGEVYIRNLHIPEYSQGSWTNHSPKRTRKLLLHRREIDKLMGQVRDGNKTLIPLKVYLKNGRAKCELGLAKGKQDYDKREAIKRRDQDRDITRELGRRVKGINA, from the coding sequence ATGGCGAAGAAGGCAAAGAAGAAAAAAGGGGCAGTGGCCGATAACAACTCGACACTGGCCACTAACCGACGTGCCCGCCACGACTACACCATCCTTGACACCCTGGAATGCGGCATGGTGCTCGTGGGCACCGAAATCAAGTCGATGCGCGAAGGCAAGATTTCCCTGGCGGATGCCTTCGCCACTATCGACGACGGCGAGGTCTACATCCGCAACCTCCACATCCCGGAGTATTCCCAAGGTTCGTGGACGAATCACTCGCCTAAGCGCACCCGCAAGCTGCTGCTGCACCGCCGTGAGATTGACAAGCTCATGGGCCAGGTGCGCGACGGCAACAAGACGCTCATCCCCCTCAAGGTCTATCTCAAGAACGGCCGCGCCAAGTGCGAGCTGGGACTGGCCAAGGGTAAGCAGGATTACGACAAGCGTGAAGCCATCAAGCGCCGCGACCAAGACCGCGATATCACCCGTGAGCTGGGCCGCCGCGTGAAGGGTATTAACGCCTAA
- a CDS encoding DUF488 domain-containing protein yields the protein MIYTAKVHDVIHGDEELRGEAVLVDKLWPRGVAKERLDYDHWFKHVAPSVELRKWWGHDADSFEEFAQRYRAELDDNDNEELKQLRQFAAAGDVTLLFAAKDREVNHAVVLKAWLDEH from the coding sequence ATGATTTATACGGCCAAGGTTCATGACGTTATTCACGGTGACGAGGAGCTGCGTGGGGAAGCGGTGCTCGTCGATAAGCTCTGGCCCCGCGGCGTGGCCAAAGAGCGCCTCGATTACGACCACTGGTTCAAGCACGTGGCTCCCAGCGTGGAACTACGTAAGTGGTGGGGACACGATGCTGACAGCTTTGAGGAGTTCGCGCAGCGCTACCGTGCGGAGCTCGATGACAACGACAATGAGGAGCTGAAGCAGTTGCGCCAGTTTGCCGCGGCTGGCGACGTCACCCTCCTCTTCGCCGCAAAAGACCGCGAGGTGAACCACGCCGTCGTGCTGAAGGCGTGGCTCGACGAGCACTAG
- a CDS encoding septum formation initiator: MSSTTENSASVHTDQKQASNTEWAISLFGTAVGAGILFLPINAGSFGFWPLLVATILIGPMTYFSHRGLARMICVSPRQGEDITAVVTDYFGKTAGLIISVVYFCAIFPIVLIYGVSITNTVNSFIVNQLDGPTISRPLLSFLLVGVMTIVFAFGQRIVLTVTQFLVYPLIFCLGALSIYLIPRWDIASFMEVGNNDWRVVGAVALIIPVLVFSFNHSPAISQFSLAMVAAHGREKSSENASRALALTAILLTVFTMFFVWSCTLTLGADGLAEAREQNLPVLSYLANVTGVPVLAFISPIVAMVAIISSYFGHVLGATEGGNYLLRTAAPRATKKLSEKQLTSIMHGIIFISAWVVAIIDPSILSLIEAIGGPFIASILYLLPMYAIHRIDALKQFRGRPSNVFVVVTGLIAVGAAIWGLFV, from the coding sequence GTGAGCTCAACGACCGAGAACTCTGCCTCCGTACACACCGACCAGAAACAAGCCAGCAACACTGAATGGGCGATTTCGCTCTTCGGCACCGCCGTGGGTGCCGGCATCTTGTTCCTCCCCATCAATGCCGGCAGCTTCGGCTTTTGGCCGCTGCTGGTGGCCACCATTCTCATCGGCCCGATGACGTACTTCTCCCACCGCGGACTCGCACGCATGATTTGTGTGTCGCCCCGCCAGGGTGAGGACATCACCGCCGTGGTTACGGACTACTTTGGCAAGACCGCGGGTCTTATCATTTCGGTGGTGTACTTTTGCGCGATTTTCCCCATCGTGCTGATTTATGGCGTGTCCATTACAAATACGGTCAACAGCTTCATCGTTAACCAGCTGGATGGTCCCACCATTTCACGCCCGCTGCTGTCCTTCCTGCTGGTGGGCGTGATGACCATCGTCTTCGCTTTTGGCCAGCGCATCGTGCTCACCGTTACGCAGTTCTTGGTTTACCCACTGATTTTCTGCCTCGGCGCGCTGTCTATTTACCTCATCCCGCGGTGGGATATTGCCTCCTTCATGGAGGTGGGCAACAATGATTGGCGCGTCGTCGGCGCGGTGGCTCTTATCATTCCGGTGCTGGTGTTTTCCTTTAACCATTCGCCGGCGATTTCGCAGTTCTCCCTCGCTATGGTCGCTGCACACGGCCGAGAGAAGAGCTCTGAGAATGCCTCGCGCGCACTAGCGCTCACGGCCATTCTGCTCACCGTGTTCACCATGTTCTTTGTGTGGTCCTGCACGCTCACCCTCGGCGCTGATGGTCTGGCTGAGGCACGCGAGCAGAACCTACCGGTGCTTTCTTACCTGGCCAACGTCACCGGTGTGCCGGTCTTGGCTTTCATCTCCCCCATCGTCGCGATGGTGGCCATCATCTCCTCCTACTTCGGCCACGTACTGGGCGCGACTGAGGGCGGTAACTACCTCCTGCGCACCGCAGCTCCTCGAGCTACGAAGAAGCTGTCAGAAAAGCAGTTGACCTCCATCATGCATGGCATCATCTTTATCTCCGCCTGGGTCGTTGCCATCATTGATCCGTCGATTCTCAGCCTCATCGAGGCCATCGGCGGCCCCTTCATCGCCTCGATTCTCTACCTGCTGCCGATGTACGCCATCCACCGAATTGATGCTCTCAAGCAGTTCCGCGGCCGCCCGAGCAACGTGTTCGTTGTCGTCACGGGCCTCATCGCCGTGGGCGCCGCCATCTGGGGACTTTTCGTCTAG
- a CDS encoding DJ-1/PfpI family protein, protein MTFEPQRVTVVLFEGFELLDVFGPVQLLQAVPDVIVDFAGPTGEPVASSQGVEVVPTISYEQIEQTDIILVPGGKGTRQLVTDESFLSWLRGVGSRAPVVASVCTGSAALAAAGLLEGYAATSNKRAFAWASSFGEAVAWQPEARWVHDRNRWTSSGVAAGMDMAIALIAHLRSEEVALAAAHLAEYEPHRDSEWDPYARLYGLASSIGDDAE, encoded by the coding sequence ATGACTTTTGAGCCACAACGCGTCACTGTTGTCTTGTTCGAGGGCTTTGAGCTTCTCGACGTCTTCGGGCCCGTCCAACTGCTTCAAGCCGTCCCTGACGTCATCGTGGATTTCGCCGGGCCCACGGGCGAGCCAGTTGCTAGCTCTCAAGGCGTGGAAGTGGTGCCGACAATTTCTTATGAGCAGATTGAGCAGACTGACATCATTCTTGTCCCAGGCGGCAAAGGAACCCGGCAGCTCGTAACGGACGAATCTTTTCTGTCGTGGCTTCGTGGCGTGGGTTCACGAGCTCCTGTGGTTGCCTCCGTGTGCACGGGTTCTGCGGCCCTAGCGGCGGCGGGGCTCTTGGAGGGCTATGCCGCAACGAGCAACAAACGCGCGTTTGCGTGGGCGAGCTCCTTTGGGGAGGCTGTGGCTTGGCAGCCGGAAGCACGGTGGGTACACGATCGAAATCGATGGACCTCCTCAGGTGTTGCAGCTGGGATGGATATGGCGATTGCACTCATTGCGCATCTCAGATCTGAAGAAGTGGCGCTGGCTGCTGCCCACCTTGCAGAGTATGAGCCGCACCGCGACAGCGAGTGGGATCCTTACGCTAGGCTTTATGGGCTGGCGTCGTCGATCGGCGACGATGCTGAGTGA